One Primulina tabacum isolate GXHZ01 chromosome 10, ASM2559414v2, whole genome shotgun sequence DNA segment encodes these proteins:
- the LOC142505343 gene encoding formin-like protein 13 isoform X3, with the protein MALLRKLFYRKPPDGLLEICEKVYVFDDCFTTYTWEEQNYKNYVRGIMTQLREHYPDASILVFNFREGETQSQMANALSEYDMTIMEYPRQYEGCPLLPMEMIHHFLRSSESWLSLGLQNLLLTHCELGGWPILAFMLAALLIYRKQYSGEHKTLDMVYKQAPRELLHLLSPLNPIPSQLRYLQYVSRRNIAAEWPPLDRALTMDCVIIRMIPNFDGGGGCRPIFRLYGQDPFLVSDRTPKVLFSTPKRSRVVRHYKQAECELVKIDINCHIQGDVVLECINLNDDMEREEMMFRVMFNTAFIRSNILMLNRDEIDILWDAKDQFPRDFRAEVIFSEMDAAASTVPVDFSCFEEKDGLPLEAFAKVQEMFSSVDWLVPKGDVTVEVLQHLSLSDAVIEVYSHSEKSPENQHPAMLEYSTESPTNLSSDKHRNFSPQLSSNTDVLKQADPQANKIEEVMFTKPTPVSPGELTLLPSTVKTLNLLHSKQLGSDARVIDIARAGPHLTETEISSSETFFSTSPIPSTNDPVIGSGQSQVSPATPSSPPTPSLEEKIDAQSGIDPLLWSPEMPNVSTPLSKDDSTVASDFSLSSTKSPTSDDRVIISRPLTLTPPHSAKEMAKVPRAVSPSPPSRSLNHSSSTAGEVICNRVVSLSPVSQPFVPNNIQTTKTKLPPPPPPLPPLSGTWTTYVTLKIASQIPVASNQFTNDPIKEDSVSASGHFPSNDPLMEHSFSSVETSSPSPLSSTPPLMNNLDTKPSHSPPPSPPHVPISPLKENLGSLGAPPTLTPQLPPPHPLAMPMADGLATRCVRGPPPPPPPISPMKEHLGSVVAPRPPPLPPPPPSLASPLMDDSAKRSTPCPCPPPPPPPHSSASPMMNASAKRSTPCPPPPPPMSRGESSSIRGGPPLPPPPPLHSGKGPSSMYPPPSPSVPALSEKDGYPPTLHAPSIHSVPPPPLNSYKEAPNVTATTNKASGVSGSPSPPPPSITPPGIKGKSLLSRTLTSRNNQTKKLKPLHWLKLSRAVSGSLWAETQKSGEASKAPEIDISELESLFSAAVPNPNEGGSGRKLSSKGSMANKSEKVQLIDHRRAYNCEIMLSKVKIPLNDLLNSVLSLDESALDVDQVDNLIKFCPTKEEMQMLKGYTGDKDSLGKCEQFFLVLMQVPRIESKLRVFSFEIQFSSEVSDLRNNLNVVNSAADQIRGSSKLKRIMQTILSLGNALNQGTTRGWIACSNLLKHVPGTTR; encoded by the exons ATGGCATTGCTTCGGAAATTGTTTTACCGGAAGCCGCCGGATGGACTGCTTGAGATATGCGAGAAAGTATACG TATTTGACGATTGTTTTACCACTTACACTTGGGAAGAACAAAATTACAAGAACTACGTGAGAGGAATAATGACACAACTTAGGGAGCACTATCCTGATGCCTCTATCCTAGTTTTCAACTTCCGAGAGGGGGAGACCCAGAGCCAGATGGCTAATGCTTTGTCAGAATATGATATGACTATAATGGAGTACCCTCGGCAGTACGAAGGATGCCCATTGCTCCCAATGGAGATGATCCATCACTTTCTCCGATCAAGTGAAAGCTGGCTATCACTTGGGCTGCAGAATCTGCTTCTCACACACTGTGAACTTGGTGGTTGGCCAATTTTAGCTTTCATGTTAGCTGCTTTATTGATCTACAGAAAGCAGTATAGTGGGGAACATAAGACCTTGGACATGGTGTACAAGCAAGCTCCTCGGGAGCTTTTGCACTTGTTGTCCCCGCTGAATCCTATTCCTTCTCAGTTACGCTACCTGCAATATGTGTCGCGGAGGAATATAGCTGCAGAATGGCCTCCATTAGACAGGGCACTCACCATGGATTGTGTCATCATTAGGATGATTCCTAATTTTGATGGCGGGGGTGGCTGCAGACCAATATTTCGTCTATATGGACAAGATCCTTTTCTTGTTTCTGACCGTACACCCAAGGTTCTATTTTCAACTCCAAAAAGGAGTAGAGTTGTTCGACACTATAAGCAG GCAGAATGTGAATTAGTTAAGATTGATATCAATTGCCACATCCAAGGCGATGTTGTATTGGAGTGCATCAATTTGAATGATGACATGGAGAGAGAAGAGATGATGTTCCGAGTCATGTTCAATACAGCTTTTATTAGGTCAAATATTTTAATGCTCAACCGGGATGAAATTGACATATTGTGGGATGCTAAGGATCAATTTCCTAGGGATTTCAGGGCAGAG GTTATTTTCTCTGAGATGGATGCTGCTGCTTCCACAGTTCCTGTGgatttttcttgttttgaaGAGAAAGATGGGCTTCCATTGGAGGCATTTGCTAAAGTTCAAGAGATGTTTAGTAGTGTGGATTGGTTGGTACCAAAAGGAGATGTCACTGTTGAAGTTCTCCAGCATTTATCTTTATCAGATGCTGTTATTGAAGTTTATTCTCACTCCGAAAAGTCTCCGGAAAATCAGCATCCTGCTATGCTAGAATATAGTACTGAGAGCCCAACAAATTTATCTTCAGATAAGCACCGTAATTTTTCTCCCCAGTTGTCCTCAAATACAGATGTGCTTAAGCAGGCGGATCCCCAAGCAAATAAAATCGAGGAAGTAATGTTCACCAAGCCAACACCAGTTTCTCCGGGAGAACTAACTCTGCTCCCATCAACTGTCAAAACTTTGAATCTCTTACACTCTAAACAACTTGGTTCTGATGCTCGTGTAATTGACATTGCCAGAGCAGGTCCTCATCTAACTGAAACTGAGATATCGTCTTCTGAAACCTTTTTTTCAACTTCGCCAATTCCATCTACAAATGATCCTGTTATTGGTTCTGGACAGTCTCAAGTCAGTCCAGCAACGCCGTCATCTCCTCCTACTCCATCTTTGGAGGAGAAGATAGATGCCCAAAGTGGGATTGATCCTCTTCTTTGGTCCCCGGAAATGCCCAATGTTTCGACTCCACTTTCCAAGGATGACTCTACAGTTGCAAGTGATTTTTCTCTTTCTTCTACTAAAAGTCCTACAAGTGATGATAGAGTCATAATTTCTAGACCTCTTACACTGACACCTCCTCATTCAGCTAAAGAGATGGCTAAAGTTCCTAGGGCCGTATCTCCTTCACCACCATCTCGATCTCTTAATCATTCTTCCTCAACTGCAGGTGAAGTGATATGTAACAGAGTTGTTTCCCTTTCCCCAGTCTCCCAACCATTTGTCCCAAACAatattcaaacaactaaaactAAActtcctccaccaccaccaccacttcCTCCTCTTTCTGGTACTTGGACAACATATGTTACTCTTAAAATTGCATCTCAAATACCCGTTGCATCAAATCAATTCACAAATGACCCTATAAAGGAAGATTCGGTTTCTGCATCAGGTCATTTCCCTTCCAATGATCCTCTAATGGAGCATTCATTCTCCAGTGTTGAGACCTCATCTCCATCTCCCCTTTCAAGTACCCCACCTTTGATGAATAATTTAGATACAAAACCTTCACATAGTCCACCTCCATCCCCACCCCATGTTCCAATTTCTCCTCTGAAGGAGAATTTAGGTTCTTTAGGTGCTCCTCCAACTCTGACTCCTCAACTTCCACCCCCACATCCTTTAGCCATGCCTATGGCGGATGGTTTAGCCACTAGATGTGTACGTggtccacctccacctccacctcctaTTTCCCCGATGAAAGAACATTTAGGTTCTGTAGTTGCTCCTCGACCTCCACCTctacctccacctccaccttcCTTAGCCTCGCCTTTGATGGATGACTCAGCCAAAAGATCTACACCTTGTCCAtgtccacctccacctccacctccacatTCATCAGCCTCGCCTATGATGAATGCCTCAGCCAAAAGATCTACACCTTGtccacctcctcctcctccgaTGTCTCGTGGTGAGAGTTCATCGATACGAGGAGGCCCTCCCCTTCCTCCACCTCCTCCATTGCATTCTGGGAAGGGACCATCTTCAATGTATCCCCCACCCTCACCATCTGTCCCAGCTCTTTCTGAAAAAGATGGTTACCCTCCTACTCTACACGCTCCTTCCATTCATTCGGTCCCTCCTCCTCCACTCAATTCTTATAAAGAAGCTCCAAATGTAACAGCTACGACTAATAAAGCTAGTGGTGTCTCTGGGTCTCCATCTCCTCCGCCACCTTCTATTACTCCTCCTGGAATAAAAGGGAAATCTTTGTTGTCACGAACTCTCACTTCTAGGAATAACCAAACAAAGAAATTAAAGCCCCTACATTGGCTAAAATTATCTAGGGCGGTTTCAGGAAGCTTGTGGGCAGAAACACAAAAATCTGGTGAAGCTTCCAA GGCTCCTGAGATTGATATTTCAGAACTTGAGTCTCTCTTCTCTGCAGCAGTTCCAAATCCTAATGAAGGGGGCTCAGGCAGAAAACTTAGTTCAAAGGGCTCGATGGCAAATAAATCTGAAAAAGTGCAACTG ATAGACCACAGGCGTGCATACAATTGTGAGATCATGCTTTCAAAAGTGAAGATACCCTTGAATGACCTACTG AACTCCGTACTTTCGTTGGACGAATCGGCGTTAGATGTTGATCAGGTTGACAATCTCATCAAGTTTTGTCCAACCAAAGAGGAGATGCAGATGCTTAAG GGTTATACAGGGGATAAAGATAGTTTAGGAAAATGTGAACAG TTCTTTCTGGTGTTGATGCAAGTGCCAAGGATAGAATCTAAGCTGAGAGTTTTTTCATTTGAGATTCAATTTTCCTCTGAG GTTTCTGACCTAAGGAATAATCTGAATGTTGTAAATTCTGCAGCAGATCAA ATTAGGGGTTCCTCGAAGTTGAAAAGAATAATGCAAACAATTCTCTCTCTTGGTAATGCGCTGAACCAGGGAACTACAAGAG GTTGGATAGCCTGCTCAAACTTACTGAAACACGTGCCAGGAACAACAAGATGA
- the LOC142505343 gene encoding formin-like protein 18 isoform X5, whose product MALLRKLFYRKPPDGLLEICEKVYVFDDCFTTYTWEEQNYKNYVRGIMTQLREHYPDASILVFNFREGETQSQMANALSEYDMTIMEYPRQYEGCPLLPMEMIHHFLRSSESWLSLGLQNLLLTHCELGGWPILAFMLAALLIYRKQYSGEHKTLDMVYKQAPRELLHLLSPLNPIPSQLRYLQYVSRRNIAAEWPPLDRALTMDCVIIRMIPNFDGGGGCRPIFRLYGQDPFLVSDRTPKVLFSTPKRSRVVRHYKQAECELVKIDINCHIQGDVVLECINLNDDMEREEMMFRVMFNTAFIRSNILMLNRDEIDILWDAKDQFPRDFRAEFLWIFLVLKRKMGFHWRHLLKFKRCLVVWIGWYQKEMSLLKFSSIYLYQMLLLKFILTPKSLRKISILLC is encoded by the exons ATGGCATTGCTTCGGAAATTGTTTTACCGGAAGCCGCCGGATGGACTGCTTGAGATATGCGAGAAAGTATACG TATTTGACGATTGTTTTACCACTTACACTTGGGAAGAACAAAATTACAAGAACTACGTGAGAGGAATAATGACACAACTTAGGGAGCACTATCCTGATGCCTCTATCCTAGTTTTCAACTTCCGAGAGGGGGAGACCCAGAGCCAGATGGCTAATGCTTTGTCAGAATATGATATGACTATAATGGAGTACCCTCGGCAGTACGAAGGATGCCCATTGCTCCCAATGGAGATGATCCATCACTTTCTCCGATCAAGTGAAAGCTGGCTATCACTTGGGCTGCAGAATCTGCTTCTCACACACTGTGAACTTGGTGGTTGGCCAATTTTAGCTTTCATGTTAGCTGCTTTATTGATCTACAGAAAGCAGTATAGTGGGGAACATAAGACCTTGGACATGGTGTACAAGCAAGCTCCTCGGGAGCTTTTGCACTTGTTGTCCCCGCTGAATCCTATTCCTTCTCAGTTACGCTACCTGCAATATGTGTCGCGGAGGAATATAGCTGCAGAATGGCCTCCATTAGACAGGGCACTCACCATGGATTGTGTCATCATTAGGATGATTCCTAATTTTGATGGCGGGGGTGGCTGCAGACCAATATTTCGTCTATATGGACAAGATCCTTTTCTTGTTTCTGACCGTACACCCAAGGTTCTATTTTCAACTCCAAAAAGGAGTAGAGTTGTTCGACACTATAAGCAG GCAGAATGTGAATTAGTTAAGATTGATATCAATTGCCACATCCAAGGCGATGTTGTATTGGAGTGCATCAATTTGAATGATGACATGGAGAGAGAAGAGATGATGTTCCGAGTCATGTTCAATACAGCTTTTATTAGGTCAAATATTTTAATGCTCAACCGGGATGAAATTGACATATTGTGGGATGCTAAGGATCAATTTCCTAGGGATTTCAGGGCAGAG TTCCTGTGgatttttcttgttttgaaGAGAAAGATGGGCTTCCATTGGAGGCATTTGCTAAAGTTCAAGAGATGTTTAGTAGTGTGGATTGGTTGGTACCAAAAGGAGATGTCACTGTTGAAGTTCTCCAGCATTTATCTTTATCAGATGCTGTTATTGAAGTTTATTCTCACTCCGAAAAGTCTCCGGAAAATCAGCATCCTGCTATGCTAG
- the LOC142505343 gene encoding uncharacterized protein LOC142505343 isoform X4 — MALLRKLFYRKPPDGLLEICEKVYVFDDCFTTYTWEEQNYKNYVRGIMTQLREHYPDASILVFNFREGETQSQMANALSEYDMTIMEYPRQYEGCPLLPMEMIHHFLRSSESWLSLGLQNLLLTHCELGGWPILAFMLAALLIYRKQYSGEHKTLDMVYKQAPRELLHLLSPLNPIPSQLRYLQYVSRRNIAAEWPPLDRALTMDCVIIRMIPNFDGGGGCRPIFRLYGQDPFLVSDRTPKVLFSTPKRSRVVRHYKQAECELVKIDINCHIQGDVVLECINLNDDMEREEMMFRVMFNTAFIRSNILMLNRDEIDILWDAKDQFPRDFRAEVIFSEMDAAASTVPVDFSCFEEKDGLPLEAFAKVQEMFSSVDWLVPKGDVTVEVLQHLSLSDAVIEVYSHSEKSPENQHPAMLEYSTESPTNLSSDKHRNFSPQLSSNTDVLKQADPQANKIEEVMFTKPTPVSPGELTLLPSTVKTLNLLHSKQLGSDARVIDIARAGPHLTETEISSSETFFSTSPIPSTNDPVIGSGQSQVSPATPSSPPTPSLEEKIDAQSGIDPLLWSPEMPNVSTPLSKDDSTVASDFSLSSTKSPTSDDRVIISRPLTLTPPHSAKEMAKVPRAVSPSPPSRSLNHSSSTAGEVICNRVVSLSPVSQPFVPNNIQTTKTKLPPPPPPLPPLSGTWTTYVTLKIASQIPVASNQFTNDPIKEDSVSASGHFPSNDPLMEHSFSSVETSSPSPLSSTPPLMNNLDTKPSHSPPPSPPHVPISPLKENLGSLGAPPTLTPQLPPPHPLAMPMADGLATRCVRGPPPPPPPISPMKEHLGSVVAPRPPPLPPPPPSLASPLMDDSAKRSTPCPCPPPPPPPHSSASPMMNASAKRSTPCPPPPPPMSRGESSSIRGGPPLPPPPPLHSGKGPSSMYPPPSPSVPALSEKDGYPPTLHAPSIHSVPPPPLNSYKEAPNVTATTNKASGVSGSPSPPPPSITPPGIKGKSLLSRTLTSRNNQTKKLKPLHWLKLSRAVSGSLWAETQKSGEASKAPEIDISELESLFSAAVPNPNEGGSGRKLSSKGSMANKSEKVQLVIYVLHAFAYRPQACIQL; from the exons ATGGCATTGCTTCGGAAATTGTTTTACCGGAAGCCGCCGGATGGACTGCTTGAGATATGCGAGAAAGTATACG TATTTGACGATTGTTTTACCACTTACACTTGGGAAGAACAAAATTACAAGAACTACGTGAGAGGAATAATGACACAACTTAGGGAGCACTATCCTGATGCCTCTATCCTAGTTTTCAACTTCCGAGAGGGGGAGACCCAGAGCCAGATGGCTAATGCTTTGTCAGAATATGATATGACTATAATGGAGTACCCTCGGCAGTACGAAGGATGCCCATTGCTCCCAATGGAGATGATCCATCACTTTCTCCGATCAAGTGAAAGCTGGCTATCACTTGGGCTGCAGAATCTGCTTCTCACACACTGTGAACTTGGTGGTTGGCCAATTTTAGCTTTCATGTTAGCTGCTTTATTGATCTACAGAAAGCAGTATAGTGGGGAACATAAGACCTTGGACATGGTGTACAAGCAAGCTCCTCGGGAGCTTTTGCACTTGTTGTCCCCGCTGAATCCTATTCCTTCTCAGTTACGCTACCTGCAATATGTGTCGCGGAGGAATATAGCTGCAGAATGGCCTCCATTAGACAGGGCACTCACCATGGATTGTGTCATCATTAGGATGATTCCTAATTTTGATGGCGGGGGTGGCTGCAGACCAATATTTCGTCTATATGGACAAGATCCTTTTCTTGTTTCTGACCGTACACCCAAGGTTCTATTTTCAACTCCAAAAAGGAGTAGAGTTGTTCGACACTATAAGCAG GCAGAATGTGAATTAGTTAAGATTGATATCAATTGCCACATCCAAGGCGATGTTGTATTGGAGTGCATCAATTTGAATGATGACATGGAGAGAGAAGAGATGATGTTCCGAGTCATGTTCAATACAGCTTTTATTAGGTCAAATATTTTAATGCTCAACCGGGATGAAATTGACATATTGTGGGATGCTAAGGATCAATTTCCTAGGGATTTCAGGGCAGAG GTTATTTTCTCTGAGATGGATGCTGCTGCTTCCACAGTTCCTGTGgatttttcttgttttgaaGAGAAAGATGGGCTTCCATTGGAGGCATTTGCTAAAGTTCAAGAGATGTTTAGTAGTGTGGATTGGTTGGTACCAAAAGGAGATGTCACTGTTGAAGTTCTCCAGCATTTATCTTTATCAGATGCTGTTATTGAAGTTTATTCTCACTCCGAAAAGTCTCCGGAAAATCAGCATCCTGCTATGCTAGAATATAGTACTGAGAGCCCAACAAATTTATCTTCAGATAAGCACCGTAATTTTTCTCCCCAGTTGTCCTCAAATACAGATGTGCTTAAGCAGGCGGATCCCCAAGCAAATAAAATCGAGGAAGTAATGTTCACCAAGCCAACACCAGTTTCTCCGGGAGAACTAACTCTGCTCCCATCAACTGTCAAAACTTTGAATCTCTTACACTCTAAACAACTTGGTTCTGATGCTCGTGTAATTGACATTGCCAGAGCAGGTCCTCATCTAACTGAAACTGAGATATCGTCTTCTGAAACCTTTTTTTCAACTTCGCCAATTCCATCTACAAATGATCCTGTTATTGGTTCTGGACAGTCTCAAGTCAGTCCAGCAACGCCGTCATCTCCTCCTACTCCATCTTTGGAGGAGAAGATAGATGCCCAAAGTGGGATTGATCCTCTTCTTTGGTCCCCGGAAATGCCCAATGTTTCGACTCCACTTTCCAAGGATGACTCTACAGTTGCAAGTGATTTTTCTCTTTCTTCTACTAAAAGTCCTACAAGTGATGATAGAGTCATAATTTCTAGACCTCTTACACTGACACCTCCTCATTCAGCTAAAGAGATGGCTAAAGTTCCTAGGGCCGTATCTCCTTCACCACCATCTCGATCTCTTAATCATTCTTCCTCAACTGCAGGTGAAGTGATATGTAACAGAGTTGTTTCCCTTTCCCCAGTCTCCCAACCATTTGTCCCAAACAatattcaaacaactaaaactAAActtcctccaccaccaccaccacttcCTCCTCTTTCTGGTACTTGGACAACATATGTTACTCTTAAAATTGCATCTCAAATACCCGTTGCATCAAATCAATTCACAAATGACCCTATAAAGGAAGATTCGGTTTCTGCATCAGGTCATTTCCCTTCCAATGATCCTCTAATGGAGCATTCATTCTCCAGTGTTGAGACCTCATCTCCATCTCCCCTTTCAAGTACCCCACCTTTGATGAATAATTTAGATACAAAACCTTCACATAGTCCACCTCCATCCCCACCCCATGTTCCAATTTCTCCTCTGAAGGAGAATTTAGGTTCTTTAGGTGCTCCTCCAACTCTGACTCCTCAACTTCCACCCCCACATCCTTTAGCCATGCCTATGGCGGATGGTTTAGCCACTAGATGTGTACGTggtccacctccacctccacctcctaTTTCCCCGATGAAAGAACATTTAGGTTCTGTAGTTGCTCCTCGACCTCCACCTctacctccacctccaccttcCTTAGCCTCGCCTTTGATGGATGACTCAGCCAAAAGATCTACACCTTGTCCAtgtccacctccacctccacctccacatTCATCAGCCTCGCCTATGATGAATGCCTCAGCCAAAAGATCTACACCTTGtccacctcctcctcctccgaTGTCTCGTGGTGAGAGTTCATCGATACGAGGAGGCCCTCCCCTTCCTCCACCTCCTCCATTGCATTCTGGGAAGGGACCATCTTCAATGTATCCCCCACCCTCACCATCTGTCCCAGCTCTTTCTGAAAAAGATGGTTACCCTCCTACTCTACACGCTCCTTCCATTCATTCGGTCCCTCCTCCTCCACTCAATTCTTATAAAGAAGCTCCAAATGTAACAGCTACGACTAATAAAGCTAGTGGTGTCTCTGGGTCTCCATCTCCTCCGCCACCTTCTATTACTCCTCCTGGAATAAAAGGGAAATCTTTGTTGTCACGAACTCTCACTTCTAGGAATAACCAAACAAAGAAATTAAAGCCCCTACATTGGCTAAAATTATCTAGGGCGGTTTCAGGAAGCTTGTGGGCAGAAACACAAAAATCTGGTGAAGCTTCCAA GGCTCCTGAGATTGATATTTCAGAACTTGAGTCTCTCTTCTCTGCAGCAGTTCCAAATCCTAATGAAGGGGGCTCAGGCAGAAAACTTAGTTCAAAGGGCTCGATGGCAAATAAATCTGAAAAAGTGCAACTGGTGATTTATGTTCTTCATGCCTTTGCTT ATAGACCACAGGCGTGCATACAATTGTGA